The Vicia villosa cultivar HV-30 ecotype Madison, WI linkage group LG1, Vvil1.0, whole genome shotgun sequence genome includes a region encoding these proteins:
- the LOC131609796 gene encoding pentatricopeptide repeat-containing protein At5g04780, mitochondrial-like, with the protein MNPLKRFQKLYNSTSSIPFTNFSVLSLPNSNFNFDVNADSTHVSNLQYLLQLCAKTNSSMAGRTCHAQIIRVGFQTDILTSNMLINMYSKCSLVNDARKVFDEMPLKSVVSWNTMIGALTKISEEQEALMLFIQMLREGTLFNEFTISSVLCECAFKCAILECMQLHAFSIKVSVDSNCFVGTALLHVYAKCCLIKDASRMFKSMPETNAVTWSSMLAGYVQNGLHEEALLLFRDYQLMGFEQDVFMISSAVSACGGLANLIEGKQVHAVSCKSGFGSNVYVSSSFIDMYAKCGCIREAYFVFQGVEVRSVVLWNAMISGFARHACALEAMILFEKMQQSGFVPDDVTYVSVLNACSHMGLHEQGHKYFDLMVRQHNLQPSVLHYSCMVDILGRAGLVHKAYELIERMPFKATSSIWGSLLASCRNHGNIEFAEIAAKHLFEVEPDNAGNHILLANIYAANEKWEEVAKVRKLLRESELKKERGTSWIEIKNKIHSFTVGERNHPQIKEIYAKLDDLMEELEKLNYKVDTNNDLHDVEESKKQMLLRHHSEKLAITFGLMCLPSDIPIRIMKNLRICGDCHNFMKLASQFTSREIIVRDTNRFHHFKCGLCSCGDFW; encoded by the coding sequence ATGAACCCCTTGAAAAGGTTTCAGAAACTATATAATTCAACTTCTTCCATTCCTTTCACAAATTTCTCTGTTCTTTCCCTTCCCAATTCAAActttaattttgatgttaatgCCGATTCTACCCATGTATCAAATTTGCAATATCTCTTGCAATTATGTGCTAAAACAAACTCTTCCATGGCTGGAAGAACATGTCATGCTCAAATCATTCGTGTTGGATTCCAAACAGACATATTAACATCAAACATGCTGATTAACATGTACTCTAAATGTTCTTTAGTTAATGATGCTCGTAAAGTATTCGATGAAATGCCGCTTAAAAGCGTTGTTTCATGGAACACAATGATTGGAGCACTTACCAAGATTTCCGAGGAGCAAGAAGCACTCATGCTGTTTATTCAAATGCTAAGAGAGGGAACATTGTTTAATGAGTTTACTATTTCCAGTGTTTTGTGTGAGTGTGCTTTCAAATGTGCTATACTCGAGTGTATGCAGTTGCATGCTTTTTCGATTAAGGTTTCTGTTGATTCAAATTGTTTTGTTGGAACTGCTTTGCTTCATGTTTACGCGAAATGTTGTTTGATAAAAGATGCGAGTAGGATGTTTAAGAGTATGCCTGAGACAAATGCTGTTACGTGGAGTTCGATGCTGGCGGGGTACGTGCAAAATGGGCTTCATGAGGAGGCGTTGTTGCTTTTTCGTGATTATCAGCTGATGGGTTTTGAGCAGGATGTGTTTATGATATCGTCTGCTGTTAGTGCTTGTGGGGGTCTTGCAAATTTGATTGAAGGGAAGCAAGTGCATGCTGTTTCTTGTAAGTCGGGATTTGGTTCGAATGTATATGTTTCTTCATCCTTTATAGACATGTATGCAAAATGTGGTTGTATAAGAGAAGCTTATTTTGTGTTTCAAGGTGTGGAGGTGAGAAGCGTTGTTTTATGGAATGCTATGATTTCTGGGTTTGCTAGACATGCTTGTGCACTAGAGGCTATGATTTTATTCGAAAAAATGCAGCAGAGTGGCTTTGTTCCTGATGATGTAACATATGTATCTGTATTAAATGCATGCAGTCACATGGGTTTGCATGAACAGGGACATAAATATTTTGACCTCATGGTTAGACAGCATAATCTTCAGCCGAGTGTTCTTCACTACTCGTGTATGGTTGACATTTTGGGCCGTGCGGGACTTGTTCACAAAGCTTATGAATTGATAGAGAGAATGCCATTTAAAGCTACTAGTTCTATATGGGGTTCACTCTTAGCTTCTTGTAGAAATCATGGCAATATTGAGTTTGCTGAGATTGCAGCCAAGCATTTGTTTGAAGTGGAACCTGATAATGCTGGAAACCACATCTTGCTAGCAAACATTTATGCAGCAAATGAAAAGTGGGAGGAGGTTGCAAAAGTGAGGAAGCTTCTTAGAGAGAGTGAGTTGAAGAAGGAGAGGGGTACAAGTTGGATTGAAATTAAGAATAAGATTCACTCGTTTACTGTTGGCGAGAGAAATCATCCACAAATCAAGGAGATTTATGctaagttggatgatttgatgGAAGAATTGGAGAAGTTGAATTATAAGGTTGATACCAATAATGACCTGCATGATGTAGAAGAGAGCAAAAAACAGATGCTTTTGAGGCACCACAGTGAGAAACTTGCTATCACCTTTGGATTGATGTGTTTGCCGAGTGATATACCTATAAGGATTATGAAAAATCTTAGAATTTGTGGTGATTGCCATAATTTTATGAAACTTGCGAGTCAGTTTACAAGCAGGGAGATTATTGTTCGAGATACAAACCGATTTCATCACTTTAAGTGTGGCTTATGTTCTTGTGGAGATTTTTGGTGA
- the LOC131609786 gene encoding GDSL esterase/lipase At5g45910-like, with protein MNIFILFSITLTCIFLQNVVLDANSLSYEAFFNFGDSISDTGNAATTFPPMSSNSSYGSTYFKHPSGRLSNGRLIIDFIAEAYGLPFLSPYLNISKDQDIKKGVNFAFAGATALDVEYYVQNELPVPDTINSLKVQLGWFKKLKPTLCESKEDCNAYFKKSLFIVGEIGGNDVFKHMVKHKTAIEIREIVPSIVEAIINTTNVLIEEGVVELAVPGNFPLGCNAGVLTSMNSKKKEDYDEFWCLIAYNNLVEYFNEQLKNSLETLRHKYPEVKIIYFDYYNDAKRLYQNPKEYGFIRSDIVKVCCGGGGGGPCGTPTARVCSDPSKRINWDGPHLTEAAYKLIAKGLVEGPFSNPSLKPSLFKIA; from the exons ATGaatattttcattctttttagCATCACATTAACATGTATTTTTCTACAAAATGTAGTTTTAGATGCAAATTCTCTCTCATATGAAGCTTTCTTCAACTTTGGTGATTCTATAAGTGACACTGGAAATGCTGCGACTACATTTCCACCTATGTCTAGCAATAGTTCTTACGGTTCAACTTACTTTAAACATCCATCAGGGCGTTTGTCAAACGGACGTCTTATCATAGATTTCATtg CTGAGGCATATGGATTGCCATTTTTGTCACCCTACCTCAATATTAGCAAAGACCAAGATATTAAGAAAGGAGTAAATTTTGCATTTGCTGGTGCCACCGCACTTGATGTTGAATATTATGTCCAAAATGAGCTTCCCGTTCCAGACACAATTAACTCATTGAAAGTTCAACTTGGATGGTTTAAGAAACTTAAACCCACCCTATGTGAAAGCAAAGAAG ATTGCAATGCCTACTTCAAGAAATCATTGTTTATAGTCGGTGAAATTGGTGGGAACGATGTTTTCAAACACATGGTGAAGCATAAAACTGCTATAGAAATTCGAGAAATAGTTCCCTCTATAGTTGAAGCAATTATTAACACCACAAAT GTGTTAATTGAAGAAGGAGTTGTGGAGTTAGCCGTTCCAGGGAACTTTCCATTGGGGTGTAATGCTGGCGTATTGACATCTATGAATAGTAAAAAGAAAGAAGActatgatgaattttggtgtttgattgCTTACAATAATTTAGTCGAGTATTTTAATGAGCAACTAAAAAATTCTTTAGAAACTCTGAGGCATAAATACCCTGAAGTTAAGATAATATACTTTGACTACTACAATGATGCCAAACGTTTATATCAAAACCCAAAAGAATATG GCTTTATTCGTAGTGATATCGTCAAAGTATGTTGtggtggaggaggaggaggacCATGTGGAACACCTACTGCAAGAGTTTGCTCCGACCCTTCAAAACGTATAAATTGGGACGGACCTCATTTAACTGAAGCAGCTTATAAGCTAATAGCAAAAGGACTAGTCGAGGGTCCATTTTCAAATCCATCTCTTAAACCCTCTCTTTTCAAGATAGCTTAG